In the genome of Candidatus Eisenbacteria bacterium, the window TGCGTGGAGGAGGGCGTGTTGCGAAAGCACGCCGTGAGCGACGCCGGCGTGTGGCGCGACAGCATCTTCTACAGCGTGATCGACACCGAGTGGCCGGCGGTCAAGCGGCGGCTCGAAGAAATGATGACGCGGTGAGCGCGCGCGGGCTCGCGAGCATCGGGGCGGTCGTGTCGCTGCTCTTCGGCTCGCCCGCGTTCGCGCAGAACGACCTGCTGCCGCTGTCCGACGAGTTCGGAAACGCCGCCACGCTGTCTCAATGGCAGCGTCGTCACGTGGTCGAAGGGTGGGGGAACGAGCAGCTCGAAGTGTGGGACATCGACAGCTCGGCGCCGGGCCGCATGGTCATGGTCCCGTTCACGGCCACCTGGTATCAGGAATATCTCGGACCCTTCGCGTTCAAGCGCGTGGGCGGAGACTTCGTGATCACGAGCGCGGTGACGACCACCGGGCGCGACGGGCACTCGGTGCCGCAGACGGCGTTTTCACTCGGCGGCGTGTTCGTGCGTGAACCACGCGTGACGCAGGCTGCGAACTGGGTGGCGGGCGAGGAGGACTACGTGTTCCTCTCGATCGGCACCGGTACCAGCGGGGACTGGCAATACGAGGTCAAGACCACCGACAACAGCGCCTCGGTCCTGAACCTGTCGGCGGCCCCCGAGTCGTCTGCGGTGCTGCAGCTCGCACGCATCGATGACGCGGTGATCGCGCTGCGCCGAGAGCCGGGGCAGCCATGGGTCGTGCACCGGCGCTACTCGCGCACCGACCTGCCGGACACGCTGCAGGTGGGGCTCGTGTCCTACACCGATTGGGACAAGGTCCAGCACTTTACGACGCTGGTTCACAATCAGAACGTGCTCGCGCTGCCGCTGCCGCCCGGCGTGAACGACCCGACGCCCGGTGTGCCGTTCGCTCCCGACGTGCGCGCGAGCTTCGACTACGCGCGCTTTGCGCGGCCGGTGGTGCCGGCGGAACTGATCGGGGCCGATCTCTCGAATCCCGGCGCGGTCAGCGACGCGCAGCTGCTCTCGTTCCTCGGCGAGGCGCCGAGCGTGGCGGGGACGGTCGGTGTCGCGACACGCGTGGCCCGCGATGGATCGGCGCTGGGCGCGAGCCCGAATCCATTTCGCTCAAACGTCGTGCTGGCGTGGACGGCGCCCGCAGCGAGCGAGTCACATTCGAACGGGCCGCACCGCGCGCGCTTCGAAGTGCTCGATCTCGGCGGACGACGGGTCGCGACGCTCTCGGCGCTGGCGGTCGGCCCCGGCAGAGTGCAGGCGGCGTGGGACGGTCGCGACGATGCCGGCCGCGAGGTCGCGGTCGGAGTCTATCTGGCACGGCTCACGGGAGTGCCAGAGGCGGGATTCCGGCGAATCGTCAGGATTCGATGAATCCGTGGCGACAAGGGACTGCAGCGGTCACGATTCCGCGGTGCGGGAGTAGATTGCGAGTGCGGCTCGCCTTCGCCCCCCTGGATCCCGAATCGCCCTCGAGGAATACACCGATGAACTCGTCTCGAAATTCGAATCTCCGCGCGACGTCGAGGCGCGCCCGTGTCGTGTCGTCGATCGTGCTGCTCCTGGCGCTCTCGACGCTGGCGTGCGGCGTTCCATCGGCGGCGCCCGACGGCAAGCGCCCTACGGCCGCCGCGAGCGCAAAGGCAAACCCCGCGGTGCCCGCGAATGCCGCCCACGCGTATCTCGCCGGAGGCTGCTTCTGGTGTGTCGAGACCGCGTTCGAAGGCGTGCCCGGGGTGCTCGGCGTGGTGTCGGGATTCACCGGCGGGCCTGAGAAGAACCCCACGTATGAACAGGTCTCGTCTGGCGACGCCGGGCACCTCGAAGCAGTCGACGTCGCCTACGACGCGAGCAGGGTCAGCTACGAAAAGCTGCTCGACATCTTCTGGCACAACATCGACCCGACGCAGAGCGATGGTCAGTTCTGCGACCGTGGCCCGCAGTATCGCTCCGCGATCTTCTATCGCGACGAGGCGCAGAAACTCGCGGCGGTGCGCAGCAAGCAGGCGATCGAAGCCTCGCACGTGCTCAAGTCGCCGATCGTCACACAGATCCTGGCCGCGGGCGCCTACTGGCCTGCCGAGGACTACCACCAGGACTTCTGGAAGAAGGACCCGATCCGCTACAAGTCGTATCGGTTCGGTTGCGGGCGCGACCAGCGCCTCGACCAGCTGTGGGGCAAGGACGCGAGACGCGGCTCACCGAAGCACTAGCGTTTCTTCGCGGCTCAGCGCAGGCGGACGAACTTCGTGGATGCCGTGACTCCCGCGATCGAAGCACGCGCCCAGTAGATTCCCGCCACCGCCGGGCGCCCAGCTTCGTCACGCCCATCCCAGTTCAGCGTCGTGACGCCGGGAGCGAGCTCGCCACGCGCGAGGGTCCGCACCCGTCGCCCAACTGCGTCGAACACCGCGACCTCGCCGGGACCGCCGGCCGGCGCTCGCAACGCGAGTTGCAGCTCACCGCGTGACGGATTCGCAGATCGTTGCGTGAGCGCGAGTGCGCCACCGAGCGAAGCCGGCACGACCGCGACGATCGGCTCGCTCACCGCGCGGAACACGTTCATCCGCGGACCGATCGGGTGGTCGTACGCGACCACGTCTCCGGTCAGGCGCAGCCGTTCGCGTGTCGCCGCCTCGCTGAGCGCCGGCCACCGCGAGCGCACCAGTCCACAGGCGCCGGCGACCAGCGGACACGCGAACGACGTGCCGTCGCCGAGCATGTACGGGTTCTTTCCGTCCCAGAAGAACAGGAACAGATAGAAGATCTGGTCGAGCTCGGTGAACTCGTAGTTCTGGCAGATCGACGACCACATGCCGGCGCCGGGTGCGGCGATGTCGACCCACGAGCCCCAGTTCGAGAACGAGGCGCGCGCGTTGCCTTCGTCGGTCGCCGCGACCGCGAGCACGCCGTCGCACGCCGCGGGATAGGTGGGGGTGCTGACGCCTTCGTTGCCGGCCGCCGCAACGCACACAATGTCGGCCGCGCGCGCGAGATCGACGAGCGCCTGAAAGAACTCGGGCACGCCCGGATCGCCGGGCCCACCGAAGCTCAGCGAGAGTACGTTCGCACCGTTGTCGATCGCGTAGGTGAACGCCTCGGCGACCGCCTCGCTGGTGATGCCGTTTTCGGGGTGCGAAATCTTGAGCGGCAGGATGCGGCAGTTCCAGCCCGCGCCGGCGATCCCGATCGCGTTGTCGTTCGCCGCCGCCGCGATCCCCGCGCAGAACGTGCCATGGAAGCCCACGTCGATCCCGCTCGGGTCGGTGGTGTACTCGGGGCGCGCGTCCGCGTCGTGGGTGCCGAAGTCCCAGCCCTTCACGTCGTCGACGAACCCGTTCGCGTCGTCGTCGAGCAGATTGCCGGCGATCTCCGCGGCATTGACGCGGATCTTCGACGCCAGATCGGGATGATCGGTATCGACGCCGGTGTCGAGGATCGCGATCGTGACCGAAGCACTGCCCTGCTCGAGATCCCACGCGAGCGGCAGATCCACGTCGGCGAATCCGCCGTTGATGTACCACTGGTCCGACAGGTAGGGATCGTTCGGCAGCGTCACCATGAGCGGAATGCGGTAGTTCGGCGTCACGGCCGCGTACGCGCCGGTGGCGCGCAGCGCTGCCGCCGCAGCGAGCAGGTCGACTCCGGCCGGTGCCTCGAGCACGTAGGGGCGCCGTTCCCCCAGCCACGGGCCGCCGAGCGTGCGGCCCCGCGTGAGTCCGAGGCGCGCGAACTCCTGAGTGGCTTGCGCTGCTTGCGCCGCCGAGGCGTTGATGCCGCCTCGCGACTCTCGCGGAATCACGATCAGCCGATCGGAATCGAACGCGAGCGAGGCGGCGTGCGCCGGGAGCGCGAGTGCAGAGACTGCGACGAACATCGCGAGCAGGGAGGAAGTCCGAAGATTCACTATCCACCTCGTCGGTCCGGGGGGAATTCGTGCGCGCATGATCCAGCGACCGGTCGCGACTAGAGGACCGGAATCATCTCGGTGAGAACCTCGGGCCCGGCGGCGGTGACGTGCACGTTGTCCTCGATGCGGATACCGCCGAAGCTGCGAAGTGCGTCGACGCGTGACCAGTGGACCGCGTCGACGTACTCACGCCGCTTGTCGGTGTCGTCGAGCAGCGCCGGAATGAAGTAGATCCCGGGCTCGACCGTGACCGTGTCACCCGGCTCGAGCGTGAGATCGATTCGCACCATCAGATGCGGAGGCGCCTGGACCGCGAGGCGCGGCAGGTCGGGGCCGACGTCGCGCACTCCGAGACCCACCATGTGGCCGATGCCATGAGGGAAGAACAACGTGTGCACGCCCTGCTCGAGCAGCGCGTCGGCGGTGCCTTTCACGATCCCGAGCCGCGCCAGGCCGTCGAGGATCTGAAGCGCCGCTGCGAGGTGAATGTCGCGCCACCGTGAGCCGACCACGCAGCGCGCCAGCGTCTCGCGCTCGACCGCGTGCACCAGCTCGAACAGATCCCGAGCGAAGCCTTCGAACGCGCCGCCCGCCGGATAGGTGCGGGTCACGTCGGCGCAGTAGCGGCGGACTTCGGCGCCGGCGTCGATCAGCACGACGTCGTTCGCGCTCAGCGTGCGGGCGGTCGGCATGAAGTGCAGCACCGCGGCATTCGAGCCGGCGCCCACGATGGTGCCGTAGGCGACCCGGTCGCCACCACCGCGGCGGAAGCCCGCCTCGAGCTCGATCGCGATCGCGCGTTCGGTGTTGCCGGTGCGGATGTGCGGCCGCGCGGCGGCGTAGCCGACCGCGGTTGCGCGCGCGGCGTGCCGCATGCGCTCGACCTCGATCGCGTCCTTGGCACGCCGCACCTGGGCGAGTGCGCGCCGAGACTCGACGGTGCGCGTGACGTCCGACGCCACACCCGGCAGTCGCGCTCCGAGCGTCACGATCGGGCGGCCGCGCCGCGCCGCGAGCCAGCCCGCGAGTTCGGTGAGCGGCGTGCCGGCGCGCTGGGTGAGTCCTTCCCATACCCGCTCGGCCTGCGTGACCGGCGGCACGAAGTGCTGCCACCCCGATTGCGGATCGAAGGCGAGCAGGGCTCCGGGTTCGACGTCGTCGGTCAGGTAGACGTACTCGGGGTGCGCCATGAACTCGTAGACCTGGTCGCCGCATCCCGCGATCGAGATCGGATCCCCGGAGCCGATCAGCACCAGGTCGGGTTGGCCACCCCACGCGGCGGCGGCGCGGCGGCGGCGCTCCTCGAGTGCGGTCGCGGTCGCGGTCTCGATCGCGGCGCTCATCGTACGCGCGGCTCCGCGCTCTCGGTGTCGAATCCGTATTCGCGGATCGCGCGCTCCACCACGCCGGCGGCGATGCGGCCCTCGCGCAGCAGCTCCGAGAGCACTGCAACCACGACGTGTTCGGCGTCGGTCTCGAAGTGGCGGCGAAGCGCCTGGCGCGTGTCGCTGCGGCCGAATCCGTCGGTCCCGAGCGGCAGAAAGGAGTGCGGCACCCAGCGAGAGATCATGTCGGGCACCGATTTCATGTAGTCGGT includes:
- a CDS encoding S8 family serine peptidase gives rise to the protein MNLRTSSLLAMFVAVSALALPAHAASLAFDSDRLIVIPRESRGGINASAAQAAQATQEFARLGLTRGRTLGGPWLGERRPYVLEAPAGVDLLAAAAALRATGAYAAVTPNYRIPLMVTLPNDPYLSDQWYINGGFADVDLPLAWDLEQGSASVTIAILDTGVDTDHPDLASKIRVNAAEIAGNLLDDDANGFVDDVKGWDFGTHDADARPEYTTDPSGIDVGFHGTFCAGIAAAANDNAIGIAGAGWNCRILPLKISHPENGITSEAVAEAFTYAIDNGANVLSLSFGGPGDPGVPEFFQALVDLARAADIVCVAAAGNEGVSTPTYPAACDGVLAVAATDEGNARASFSNWGSWVDIAAPGAGMWSSICQNYEFTELDQIFYLFLFFWDGKNPYMLGDGTSFACPLVAGACGLVRSRWPALSEAATRERLRLTGDVVAYDHPIGPRMNVFRAVSEPIVAVVPASLGGALALTQRSANPSRGELQLALRAPAGGPGEVAVFDAVGRRVRTLARGELAPGVTTLNWDGRDEAGRPAVAGIYWARASIAGVTASTKFVRLR
- a CDS encoding aminopeptidase P family protein; the protein is MSAAIETATATALEERRRRAAAAWGGQPDLVLIGSGDPISIAGCGDQVYEFMAHPEYVYLTDDVEPGALLAFDPQSGWQHFVPPVTQAERVWEGLTQRAGTPLTELAGWLAARRGRPIVTLGARLPGVASDVTRTVESRRALAQVRRAKDAIEVERMRHAARATAVGYAAARPHIRTGNTERAIAIELEAGFRRGGGDRVAYGTIVGAGSNAAVLHFMPTARTLSANDVVLIDAGAEVRRYCADVTRTYPAGGAFEGFARDLFELVHAVERETLARCVVGSRWRDIHLAAALQILDGLARLGIVKGTADALLEQGVHTLFFPHGIGHMVGLGVRDVGPDLPRLAVQAPPHLMVRIDLTLEPGDTVTVEPGIYFIPALLDDTDKRREYVDAVHWSRVDALRSFGGIRIEDNVHVTAAGPEVLTEMIPVL
- the msrA gene encoding peptide-methionine (S)-S-oxide reductase MsrA, which translates into the protein MNSSRNSNLRATSRRARVVSSIVLLLALSTLACGVPSAAPDGKRPTAAASAKANPAVPANAAHAYLAGGCFWCVETAFEGVPGVLGVVSGFTGGPEKNPTYEQVSSGDAGHLEAVDVAYDASRVSYEKLLDIFWHNIDPTQSDGQFCDRGPQYRSAIFYRDEAQKLAAVRSKQAIEASHVLKSPIVTQILAAGAYWPAEDYHQDFWKKDPIRYKSYRFGCGRDQRLDQLWGKDARRGSPKH